One genomic region from Paramicrobacterium agarici encodes:
- a CDS encoding MBL fold metallo-hydrolase, which translates to MELAPGLRRIGNDIIAAHLIVDDSGITLIDAGLAGHWRDLQRELAEIGRSPADIRGVVLTHGDSDHIGFAERLRRDFGVPVFVHEADAARARGEESTKPAWGGAKIAPVLRFLAYSIRKDGLRTTHLSEVRTVADGDALELPGSPKVIGLPGHSPGSIAIHVPSFSALFVGDGLTTGHVLTGSRGPQPAPFTDDPTAAAASLTRLETELGAEWSGWIIPGHGAPWRGSIAELLHAYRSTQSG; encoded by the coding sequence ATGGAACTGGCACCCGGACTCCGCCGCATCGGCAACGACATCATCGCGGCGCACCTCATCGTCGACGACAGCGGCATCACCCTCATTGATGCCGGACTTGCCGGTCACTGGCGAGACCTGCAGCGCGAGCTGGCAGAGATTGGCAGATCGCCCGCCGACATCCGGGGTGTCGTTCTCACACACGGCGACAGCGACCACATCGGCTTCGCCGAGCGACTGCGCCGCGACTTCGGCGTTCCCGTTTTCGTGCACGAGGCGGATGCTGCGCGAGCACGCGGCGAGGAGTCGACAAAGCCCGCGTGGGGCGGCGCCAAGATCGCACCCGTGCTGCGCTTTCTCGCGTACTCGATCCGCAAGGACGGCTTGCGCACGACGCACCTGAGCGAGGTGCGGACGGTCGCGGACGGTGACGCGCTCGAACTTCCCGGCTCTCCGAAGGTCATCGGGCTTCCCGGCCATTCGCCGGGGAGCATCGCGATTCACGTTCCCTCCTTCTCCGCGCTCTTCGTGGGCGACGGACTCACGACGGGGCACGTGCTCACCGGCAGCCGCGGACCGCAGCCGGCTCCGTTCACCGACGATCCGACTGCGGCCGCAGCATCCCTCACCCGCCTCGAGACCGAGCTCGGCGCTGAGTGGAGCGGCTGGATCATTCCCGGGCACGGTGCGCCCTGGCGCGGAAGCATCGCCGAGCTGCTTCACGCGTACCGCTCTACGCAGTCAGGCTGA
- a CDS encoding ABC transporter substrate-binding protein translates to MTYHPQLKRTGLKRTALVGAAIAAVSALTLTGCGGQQGATTLDKDAPVTITMWSGQTDEAQDLIEKLAAEFEDEHSNVTIELSAGASSTEQLLQKLSAGFAGNSYPDISYAFGAWASQLEASGRTLDITDKVNEPDVQWEEFSEAARKTVQPTGEKTIGFPAIVDNLSLIYNKTLFDKAGLDYPDENWSWDDFRDAAKTLTDPASNTYGYGYSVSGSEETTWQFWPHLWQNGGEILSDDQQTAAFDSEAGVEALTFLQDMAVTDKSVYLDQTDTKFGQLFASDRIGMITSGPWQLYDLVKAGTDYGVTVLPGTDGDHQTVSGPDIWALFDHKDANREYWSYEFVKWLTSAEQDVRWNVAIGNLPLRSSEVDSEEFAEQAAQYPGLEIMAANNENAQKARPTVPGYVNLSEAIGSAISQVLQGQSDPAEALKAAAEKANEKLGDSK, encoded by the coding sequence ATGACGTACCACCCACAGCTCAAACGAACAGGGCTCAAACGCACCGCTCTCGTCGGCGCGGCCATCGCGGCCGTCAGCGCACTGACGCTGACCGGCTGCGGCGGCCAGCAAGGCGCGACGACGCTCGACAAAGACGCTCCCGTGACGATCACGATGTGGTCGGGGCAGACCGACGAGGCCCAAGACCTCATCGAGAAGCTCGCGGCCGAGTTCGAAGACGAGCACTCCAATGTCACGATCGAGCTCTCGGCCGGGGCCTCATCGACCGAGCAGCTGCTGCAGAAGCTCTCGGCCGGATTCGCCGGCAACAGCTACCCCGACATCTCGTACGCGTTCGGCGCTTGGGCGAGCCAGCTCGAAGCATCGGGACGCACACTCGACATCACCGACAAGGTAAACGAGCCCGACGTCCAATGGGAGGAGTTCTCGGAGGCCGCCCGCAAGACCGTGCAGCCGACCGGGGAGAAGACCATTGGATTCCCCGCCATCGTCGACAACCTCTCGCTCATCTACAACAAGACCCTGTTCGACAAAGCGGGTCTCGACTACCCCGACGAGAACTGGTCATGGGACGACTTCAGGGATGCTGCGAAGACGCTGACCGACCCGGCGTCGAACACCTACGGCTACGGCTACTCGGTGTCGGGATCTGAAGAGACGACGTGGCAGTTCTGGCCGCACCTGTGGCAGAACGGCGGCGAGATCCTCAGCGACGACCAGCAGACCGCGGCGTTCGACTCAGAGGCCGGCGTCGAAGCGCTGACCTTTCTGCAGGACATGGCCGTCACTGACAAGAGCGTCTACCTCGACCAGACCGACACGAAGTTCGGGCAGCTGTTCGCGAGCGACCGCATCGGCATGATCACGTCGGGCCCCTGGCAGCTCTACGACCTCGTGAAGGCCGGCACCGACTACGGCGTGACCGTGCTGCCGGGAACCGACGGCGACCACCAGACGGTCTCCGGCCCCGACATCTGGGCGCTCTTCGACCACAAGGACGCCAACCGCGAATACTGGTCGTACGAGTTCGTGAAGTGGCTGACGAGCGCCGAGCAGGACGTGCGCTGGAACGTCGCGATCGGCAACCTGCCATTGCGCTCGAGCGAGGTCGACTCCGAGGAGTTCGCCGAGCAGGCGGCGCAGTACCCCGGCCTCGAGATCATGGCCGCCAACAACGAGAACGCACAGAAGGCGCGGCCCACCGTTCCCGGCTACGTCAACCTCTCTGAGGCGATCGGCAGCGCAATCTCGCAAGTGCTACAGGGCCAGTCCGACCCGGCAGAGGCGCTCAAGGCCGCAGCCGAGAAGGCGAACGAGAAGCTCGGGGACTCGAAGTAG